A portion of the Oscillospiraceae bacterium genome contains these proteins:
- a CDS encoding DUF6061 family protein, whose product MNKLLTCRYNMDTNQMEARFEDGTTLAIDCIAVEDEYGNTPAQRAELDWLLYNKPLEYAQMVLRGEMKRYLSLGCDHGRPEN is encoded by the coding sequence ATGAATAAATTGCTTACCTGCCGCTATAACATGGACACCAACCAAATGGAAGCCCGGTTCGAGGATGGCACCACTCTTGCCATCGACTGCATCGCCGTCGAGGATGAGTACGGCAACACCCCGGCACAGCGGGCAGAGCTGGACTGGCTGCTGTATAATAAGCCCTTGGAGTATGCACAGATGGTGCTGAGAGGGGAGATGAAGCGTTATCTTTCTCTCGGCTGCGACCACGGCAGGCCGGAGAATTGA
- a CDS encoding HAD family phosphatase, whose translation MIQGVIFDMDGLMFDTERIWATLWEPALAGLGLSYKEGLDEAARGTAGDSMRAVLRRFYGPDCDPDRIIEALHKQGETAFLAPPPKKPGLDEILAWLEQRHIPMVVASSSRMASIRHHLDSWGLTHYFKAVISGEQFTSSKPDPEIFYRAAEMLGTKPEHTLVLEDSYNGVRAGAAGGFVTVMVPDLAQPDDEMRRLYTAECASLHEVRRMLEEGRL comes from the coding sequence ATGATCCAGGGCGTCATTTTTGATATGGATGGCCTGATGTTCGACACCGAGCGCATCTGGGCCACCCTGTGGGAACCCGCACTGGCCGGGCTGGGCCTTTCTTATAAGGAGGGGCTGGACGAAGCCGCCCGCGGCACCGCAGGCGACTCCATGCGGGCGGTGCTGCGCCGGTTCTATGGGCCGGACTGCGACCCCGACCGCATCATCGAGGCCCTGCACAAGCAGGGTGAGACGGCCTTTCTGGCCCCGCCGCCCAAAAAGCCCGGCCTGGACGAAATCCTGGCCTGGCTGGAGCAGCGGCACATCCCCATGGTGGTGGCCTCGTCCAGCCGCATGGCCTCCATCCGGCATCATCTGGACAGCTGGGGCCTGACCCACTACTTCAAGGCCGTCATCAGCGGGGAGCAGTTCACCAGCTCCAAGCCGGACCCGGAGATCTTCTACCGGGCCGCCGAGATGCTGGGCACAAAGCCGGAGCACACCCTGGTGCTGGAGGACAGCTACAACGGCGTGCGCGCCGGGGCCGCCGGCGGTTTTGTGACCGTGATGGTGCCGGACCTTGCCCAGCCGGACGACGAGATGCGCCGCCTGTACACCGCCGAGTGCGCCAGCCTGCACGAGGTGCGCCGGATGCTGGAGGAAGGCCGGCTGTAA
- a CDS encoding helix-turn-helix domain-containing protein yields MANVKSLNYTKKSLQSDSNPAITEVVTRTNAVKSPTNSPETTKLVYTVKEVAQMLAISQRAAYNLCNSTTEFRVLRAGGSIRIPKDSFDTWLHRAA; encoded by the coding sequence TTGGCAAATGTGAAATCTTTGAATTATACGAAAAAGTCCTTGCAGTCAGACTCGAATCCGGCTATAACGGAGGTGGTCACTCGAACCAATGCCGTCAAGTCTCCGACCAACAGCCCTGAGACCACAAAGCTGGTGTACACAGTAAAGGAGGTCGCGCAGATGCTGGCCATCAGCCAGCGTGCCGCCTACAACCTGTGCAACAGCACCACCGAGTTCCGTGTCCTGCGGGCAGGCGGAAGCATCCGCATCCCGAAAGACAGCTTCGATACGTGGCTCCACCGGGCAGCTTGA
- a CDS encoding DUF2971 domain-containing protein yields MEANALQVYLDCVGAGYTFDCGKVHPIIEEWQNRYRILSVSAIPDSPIMWAHYASGYSGCCLIYSTKKTFSKIEPIIYTDITFSLSDEDFMDEDIPSEAIEESLRFKHKDWAYENEWRLIQNEDAGFLNYEVSELVGIIIGENMSLDKRKVLVKLCKDKCIPCFRTYTMKSWNEIAFAPYDLMESEKNEYITPGEMKRYIQEGLENGRCSNNERMIFNALNEKVLRKEHY; encoded by the coding sequence ATGGAAGCAAATGCCTTACAAGTGTATTTGGATTGTGTGGGGGCTGGATATACTTTTGATTGCGGAAAAGTACACCCTATTATAGAAGAGTGGCAAAATAGGTATAGAATTCTTTCGGTTTCTGCAATTCCTGATTCACCGATTATGTGGGCGCATTATGCTAGTGGATACTCTGGCTGTTGTTTGATTTATTCAACAAAAAAGACATTTTCAAAGATTGAGCCTATAATTTATACGGATATTACATTTAGCTTATCTGATGAGGATTTTATGGACGAGGACATACCGTCAGAAGCGATTGAAGAATCGCTCCGTTTTAAGCATAAAGATTGGGCGTATGAAAATGAATGGCGGTTAATTCAAAATGAAGATGCCGGATTTTTGAATTATGAAGTGTCAGAATTGGTTGGAATTATTATCGGCGAGAATATGAGCTTGGATAAACGAAAGGTGCTGGTTAAACTCTGCAAAGATAAGTGCATCCCTTGCTTTCGTACATACACAATGAAAAGCTGGAATGAAATTGCCTTTGCTCCGTATGATTTAATGGAATCAGAAAAGAATGAATATATTACACCAGGAGAAATGAAACGGTATATTCAAGAAGGACTGGAAAATGGAAGATGTTCCAATAATGAAAGAATGATTTTCAATGCGTTAAATGAAAAAGTATTACGAAAAGAGCATTATTAA
- a CDS encoding Cof-type HAD-IIB family hydrolase, producing the protein MDDLKIVFSDVDGTLLDSRQEITPRTLRALKLLQKKEIPFVIISARSPSGIEPIVRKYGLRCSIVSYSGSLILNEERQIIYHRGMSRAEAAKILDFTAQQHFDMAWGAYSFDQWVTPDRTDPRIEREERIVKATAQQGVIADMIADEVHKLLFICAPAWTDTIEATLKAQFPQYEIVKSSNALLEIMPGGTTKGEAVKRICALRDISPKDAVAFGDNYNDVEMLELVGHGYLMSNAPELLKKHLPRHTTDRDHDGIAEALAAHGIC; encoded by the coding sequence ATGGACGACCTTAAAATCGTATTTAGTGATGTAGATGGAACGCTGCTTGATTCTCGTCAGGAGATCACGCCAAGGACGCTTCGGGCCTTGAAGCTCCTGCAAAAAAAGGAGATCCCATTCGTTATTATCTCGGCGCGCAGTCCTTCTGGCATCGAACCCATTGTGAGGAAATACGGCCTGCGGTGTAGTATTGTTTCCTATAGTGGAAGCCTGATACTGAACGAGGAGCGACAGATCATCTATCACCGCGGGATGAGCCGAGCAGAAGCAGCAAAAATCCTTGACTTTACGGCGCAGCAGCACTTTGATATGGCATGGGGTGCATACTCGTTTGACCAGTGGGTCACACCGGACCGTACGGATCCGCGCATTGAACGGGAAGAGCGAATCGTTAAGGCGACCGCCCAGCAGGGCGTGATCGCGGATATGATCGCCGATGAAGTGCATAAGCTGCTGTTCATCTGTGCTCCCGCTTGGACAGACACCATAGAAGCCACATTGAAGGCTCAGTTTCCGCAATACGAAATTGTCAAATCATCGAATGCTCTGCTGGAAATCATGCCCGGAGGAACGACCAAGGGAGAAGCCGTGAAAAGGATCTGCGCCCTGCGGGATATCTCCCCGAAGGATGCTGTTGCCTTTGGGGATAACTACAATGATGTGGAAATGCTGGAGCTTGTTGGTCACGGCTATCTGATGAGCAATGCACCGGAGCTGCTGAAGAAGCATCTGCCCAGGCATACTACCGATCGTGACCATGATGGTATAGCTGAGGCGCTTGCAGCGCATGGGATATGCTAA
- a CDS encoding Arm DNA-binding domain-containing protein, with product MAYITKRGSSYGVRYTYQDEQGKNCNKWESFSTKEEATNRKKQIEHELANGTFLIPSTEKVHRSSFPPE from the coding sequence ATGGCATATATCACGAAACGCGGCAGCTCCTATGGTGTCCGCTATACTTACCAAGACGAGCAGGGTAAAAACTGCAACAAATGGGAAAGTTTTTCTACAAAAGAGGAGGCAACAAATCGCAAAAAACAAATCGAACATGAACTTGCAAACGGAACGTTTCTGATTCCATCCACGGAGAAAGTGCATCGTTCCAGCTTTCCACCGGAATAG
- a CDS encoding NAD-dependent malic enzyme, translating to MDYNKAALEMHETHKGKVGIVSKVEVATRDDLSTAYTPGVAEPCRRIKENPDDVYKYTFKGNMVAVVSNGTAVLGLGNIGPEAGLPVMEGKAVLFKEFGGVDAFPICIDAHDAAGVIAACKAIAPTFGGINLEDIKSPECFEIEETLERELDIPVFHDDQHGTAIVVTAALINALRVVGKKMEDVHIVLNGPGAAGTAIIKMLMTAGAKDIIAVDQFGTLYKGCNSAEAHKNWLGEMTNPRQIKGGLKEALEGADVFIGVSRPGILTTELCRTMNKDAIVFAMANPTPEIMPDEAKAGGVRVIATGRSDFPNQVNNVLCFPGLFKGALSVRARDINNEMKLAAAYAIADLITDADRSEENIIPGAFDPRVAEAVANAVAKAARETGVAKS from the coding sequence ATGGATTACAATAAAGCAGCTCTGGAAATGCACGAGACCCACAAGGGAAAGGTGGGCATCGTGAGCAAGGTGGAAGTCGCCACCCGCGACGACCTGTCCACCGCCTACACCCCCGGTGTGGCCGAGCCCTGCCGCAGGATCAAGGAAAACCCCGATGATGTGTATAAGTACACCTTCAAGGGCAACATGGTGGCGGTCGTCTCCAACGGCACCGCCGTGCTGGGCTTGGGCAATATTGGCCCGGAAGCCGGTCTGCCGGTCATGGAGGGCAAGGCCGTGCTGTTCAAGGAGTTCGGCGGTGTGGACGCCTTCCCCATCTGCATCGACGCCCACGATGCAGCCGGCGTCATTGCGGCCTGCAAGGCCATTGCGCCCACCTTTGGTGGCATCAATCTGGAGGACATCAAGAGCCCCGAGTGCTTTGAAATCGAGGAAACCTTGGAGCGGGAGCTGGACATCCCGGTGTTCCACGATGACCAGCACGGCACCGCGATCGTGGTTACTGCTGCCCTCATCAACGCCCTGCGTGTGGTGGGCAAGAAGATGGAGGATGTGCACATCGTGCTGAACGGACCCGGCGCTGCCGGCACTGCCATCATCAAGATGCTCATGACCGCCGGTGCGAAGGATATCATTGCAGTGGATCAGTTCGGCACCCTGTACAAGGGCTGCAACAGCGCCGAGGCGCACAAGAACTGGCTGGGTGAGATGACCAACCCCCGTCAGATCAAGGGCGGCCTGAAGGAAGCGCTGGAGGGCGCAGATGTGTTCATCGGTGTGTCCCGCCCCGGCATCCTGACCACCGAACTGTGCAGGACCATGAACAAGGACGCCATCGTCTTTGCCATGGCCAACCCCACCCCGGAGATCATGCCAGACGAAGCCAAGGCAGGCGGCGTGCGGGTGATAGCTACCGGCCGCAGCGACTTCCCCAATCAGGTCAACAACGTGTTGTGCTTCCCCGGCCTGTTCAAGGGTGCACTCAGCGTCCGCGCCCGGGATATCAACAACGAGATGAAGCTGGCTGCTGCCTACGCCATTGCGGACCTCATCACCGATGCTGACCGCAGCGAGGAGAACATCATCCCCGGCGCGTTCGACCCCCGCGTGGCCGAGGCTGTGGCAAATGCCGTGGCAAAGGCTGCCCGCGAGACCGGCGTGGCGAAGAGCTAA